A stretch of the Sorangium aterium genome encodes the following:
- a CDS encoding TIGR04290 family methyltransferase produces MERCVEGATKWTREQIQERVRGLGPWFHNLDLGGVKTAPDHFLGDYPAFKWRGFADAVPADLTGKTVLDIGCNAGFYSLEMKRRGAARVLGIDSDEDYLAQARFAAEVSGADIEFRNLSVYDVGSLGERFDLVLFLGVLYHLRHPLLALDLLHEHVVGHTLIFQSMQRGSAEVAPLEEDFPFSEEEIFDEAGYPRLHFVEHSYAHDPTNWWVPNRACAEAMLRSAGFEIVNHPEPEVYLCRRRERAAGRPPGAVYPARRAFEKGELA; encoded by the coding sequence ATGGAGAGGTGCGTCGAGGGAGCGACGAAGTGGACGCGGGAGCAGATCCAGGAGCGCGTGCGCGGGCTCGGGCCGTGGTTCCACAACCTCGATCTCGGCGGGGTGAAGACGGCGCCCGACCATTTCCTGGGCGATTACCCCGCGTTCAAATGGAGGGGCTTCGCCGACGCCGTCCCGGCGGATCTCACGGGCAAGACGGTCCTCGACATCGGCTGCAACGCCGGCTTCTACTCGCTCGAGATGAAGCGCCGCGGGGCGGCGCGCGTCCTCGGGATCGACAGCGACGAGGACTACCTGGCGCAGGCGCGCTTCGCCGCGGAGGTCTCCGGGGCGGACATCGAGTTCCGGAACCTCTCCGTGTACGACGTCGGCAGCCTCGGAGAGCGCTTCGATCTCGTGCTCTTCCTGGGCGTCCTGTACCACCTCCGCCACCCGCTCCTGGCGCTCGATCTGCTCCACGAGCACGTGGTCGGACACACGCTCATTTTCCAGAGCATGCAGCGCGGCAGCGCGGAGGTGGCGCCGCTCGAGGAAGATTTTCCCTTCTCCGAGGAGGAGATCTTCGACGAGGCGGGTTATCCCCGGCTCCATTTCGTGGAGCACAGCTATGCGCACGACCCGACCAACTGGTGGGTGCCCAACCGGGCTTGCGCCGAGGCGATGCTGCGGAGCGCCGGCTTCGAGATCGTGAACCACCCCGAGCCCGAGGTTTACCTCTGCCGCCGGCGCGAGAGGGCCGCCGGCCGTCCGCCCGGCGCCGTCTACCCGGCGAGGCGAGCTTTCGAGAAGGGAGAGCTGGCGTGA
- a CDS encoding sugar phosphate nucleotidyltransferase: MWGVIPAAGLGSRIQPLAFSKELLPVGTRRDGDVERPRAVSEYLIDRMVLAGATRLCMVISPGKSDIVEYYGASVGPAHICYVVQPAAAGLCDAIFRSLPWIRPEEDVLVGLPDTVWFPEHGLCSLGGGGLSFLLFPVEHPELFDAVVTDEEGRVLEIQVKQRGARSRWVWGAFRLTGAVMQELHGLWCERGREDPYIGTLVNEYLARGGSARAVRAGEAYVDVGTLHGYHEAIQLLSRAAA, translated from the coding sequence ATGTGGGGAGTGATTCCGGCGGCGGGCCTGGGCAGCAGGATACAGCCGCTCGCGTTCTCGAAGGAGCTGCTCCCGGTGGGGACGCGCAGGGACGGCGACGTGGAGCGGCCGCGCGCGGTCAGCGAGTACCTCATCGATCGCATGGTGCTCGCCGGGGCGACCCGGCTCTGCATGGTGATCTCGCCGGGCAAGTCGGATATCGTCGAGTACTACGGGGCGAGCGTCGGCCCGGCGCACATCTGTTATGTGGTGCAGCCGGCCGCCGCCGGGCTCTGCGACGCCATCTTCAGGTCGCTCCCCTGGATCCGGCCGGAGGAGGACGTGCTCGTGGGGCTCCCCGACACAGTGTGGTTCCCGGAGCACGGGCTCTGCTCGCTCGGCGGCGGGGGGCTCTCGTTCCTGCTCTTTCCGGTCGAGCATCCGGAGCTCTTCGACGCGGTCGTCACCGACGAGGAGGGCCGGGTGCTCGAGATCCAGGTCAAGCAGCGAGGCGCGCGCTCGCGGTGGGTCTGGGGCGCCTTCAGGCTCACGGGGGCTGTGATGCAAGAGCTCCACGGCCTCTGGTGCGAGCGCGGGCGGGAGGACCCGTACATCGGGACGCTGGTGAACGAGTACCTCGCCCGCGGCGGCAGCGCGCGCGCCGTGCGGGCCGGAGAGGCCTATGTCGACGTGGGGACGCTGCACGGCTACCACGAGGCCATCCAGCTCCTCAGCCGCGCCGCCGCGTGA